From uncultured Bacteroides sp., a single genomic window includes:
- a CDS encoding transposase encodes METRPTTSRSLDAYYHINGDTFEKQYKEVLSGYRRWNEYSHADEWLIFPDNVGKRLCIDETSISDGELYTIVSNPEARGRKGSLVALVKGVSSNDVIDTLKLIPEDKRSVVEEVTMDLSNSMNLIIRRCFPKAKRTIDRFHVQKLACDALQEMRIAHRWDAIQADTDAKEEAKEKGEDYQPTTFANGDTQKQLLARSRYLLFKSMDKWTESQKERAAILFDIYPDIKEAYSLTHSLRMIFNKNTVKDAARMSLARWYDKVDNSGFKSFNVIAGTLYEHYDEVLNFFTNRATNAFAESFNAKIKQFRAQLREMSYLSAFCHSFKP; translated from the coding sequence ATGGAGACGAGACCTACGACCTCCCGTTCGCTTGATGCTTATTATCATATAAACGGGGATACGTTTGAAAAACAGTATAAAGAAGTCCTGAGTGGCTATCGTCGATGGAATGAATATTCTCATGCGGATGAGTGGCTTATATTCCCGGATAATGTTGGTAAACGGCTTTGCATTGATGAGACATCCATAAGTGACGGCGAGCTTTATACCATAGTCTCCAACCCAGAAGCGCGTGGGAGAAAAGGGTCACTGGTAGCTTTGGTTAAAGGTGTTTCCTCAAATGATGTAATCGATACTTTAAAACTTATACCTGAAGATAAACGATCTGTCGTGGAAGAAGTTACAATGGACCTATCCAATAGCATGAATCTTATAATCCGAAGATGTTTTCCCAAAGCCAAGCGTACAATTGATCGTTTCCATGTTCAAAAGTTGGCATGTGATGCATTACAGGAAATGAGAATAGCACATCGTTGGGATGCCATTCAAGCCGATACGGATGCAAAAGAAGAAGCTAAGGAAAAAGGAGAAGATTATCAGCCAACCACATTTGCAAACGGTGATACGCAAAAACAATTGTTGGCAAGGAGTCGATATTTACTGTTCAAATCCATGGACAAATGGACGGAAAGCCAAAAGGAAAGAGCGGCAATATTGTTTGATATCTATCCCGATATAAAAGAAGCTTATTCTCTAACGCACTCACTGAGAATGATATTCAACAAGAACACGGTGAAGGATGCCGCCAGGATGTCACTTGCACGTTGGTATGACAAAGTGGACAACTCTGGCTTTAAAAGCTTTAATGTCATAGCAGGAACATTGTACGAACATTACGACGAGGTATTGAACTTCTTTACAAACAGGGCTACCAATGCGTTTGCAGAATCTTTTAATGCAAAGATCAAACAATTTAGGGCACAGCTTAGAGAAATGTCTTATTTATCCGCATTCTGCCACTCCTTCAAACCATAA